The following coding sequences are from one Triticum aestivum cultivar Chinese Spring chromosome 5A, IWGSC CS RefSeq v2.1, whole genome shotgun sequence window:
- the LOC123102184 gene encoding protein TRIGALACTOSYLDIACYLGLYCEROL 2, chloroplastic produces MAAAANPRVTGAAPAPLLLPPRLLRCAAGGNRGRRGTLLAAALRGVRSGTGPPTGPQRGAALLAGVPWATAARRRRRPATSLAGEGALPAPALALTPSARRPLLPLRHRFLCCTNAAASSGGEPSPSTNGGNNLLAPLVELWQRTVQPLGDYGFGKRSVWEGGVGLFMVSGAVLLALALAWLRGFQLRSRFRKYNAVFEFSQACGICVGTPLRIRGVTVGNVVRVDSSLKSIDAYVEVEDDKIIVPRNSLVEVNQSGLLMETMIDITPKDPLPTPSVGPLDADCSKEGLILCDKERMKGHQGVSLDALVGIFTRLGRDMEEIGVQKSFKLAEKVASIMEEAQPLLSRIEALAEEVQPLLSEVRESDLVKDVETIAKGLAEASGDLRRLKSSMLTPENSDLIKQSIFTLIFTLKNIESISSDISGFTGDEATRQNIKLLIKSLSRLL; encoded by the exons ATGGCCGCGGCGGCGAATCCTAGGGTCACGGGCGCGGCTCCCGCGCCCCTGCTGCTCCCTCCACGCCTCCTCCGTTGCGCGGCCGGAGGGAACCGGGGCCGGCGTGGGACGTTGCTCGCCGCCGCCCTCCGAGGCGTGCGGTCGGGAACTGGGCCACCGACAGGGCCACAGCGCGGAGCAGCGCTGTTGGCGGGAGTGCCCTGGGCGACCGCGGCACGGAGACGGCGCCGTCCGGCCACCAGTTTGGCCGGCGAAGGAGCTCTGcccgcgccggcgctcgccctGACGCCTTCCGCGCGGCGGCCTCTTCTTCCACTCCGCCATAG ATTCTTGTGTTGTACCAATGCGGCAGCCTCGAGCGGCGGCGAGCCCTCGCCTTCGACTAATGGCGGCAATAACCTGTTGGCCCCACTCGTCGAGCTGTGGCAACGGACGGTGCAACCGCTAGGGGATTATGGATTCGGGAAGCGCAGCGTGTGGGAAGGCGGTGTGGGACTCTTCATGGTCTCCGGGGCGGTCCTGCTGGCGCTCGCGCTTGCGTGGCTCCGGGGTTTCCAGCTGCGGTCGCGGTTCCGCAAGTATAATGCCGTGTTCGAGTTCAGCCAGGCGTGCGGGATTTGCGTGGGCACGCCCCTCAGGATACGCGGGGTCACCGTTGGGAACGTCGTCCGTGTCGACTCTTCGCTCAAGAGTATTGATGCATATGTTGAG GTTGAAGATGATAAAATTATTGTGCCCCGTAATTCATTGGTTGAGGTGAATCAATCTGGTCTCTTAATGGAGACAATGATTGACATTACACCAAAAGATCCACTCCCTACACCTTCAGTTGGTCCACTTGACGCAGACTGTTCCAAAGAAGGCTTAATCCTTTGTGACAAAGAGAGAATGAAAGGACATCAAGGAGTAAGCTTAGATGCACTGGTTGGTATATTTACCCGTTTAGGAAGAGACATGGAGGAAATTGGTGTTCAAAAAAGCTTCAAGTTGGCAGAAAAGGTTGCATCTATAATGGAAGAAGCACAACCTCTCCTTTCACGG ATTGAAGCATTAGCTGAAGAAGTTCAACCTTTGCTCTCGGAGGTGCGTGAGAGTGATCTGGTGAAGGATGTGGAAACCATAGCTAAAGGTCTGGCTGAGGCATCCGGCGATTTAAG AAGGTTGAAGTCTTCCATGCTTACCCCTGAGAACAGTGATCTAATCAAGCAGTCTATTTTCACCCTTATATTTACTTTGAAGAACATTGAG AGCATCAGCTCAGACATCTCTGGTTTCACTGGCGATGAGGCGACACGACAGAACATCAAGCTGCTGATTAAGTCACTTAGCAGACTATTGTGA